Proteins found in one bacterium genomic segment:
- a CDS encoding AsmA family protein has protein sequence MTVSPRRPRWWLIGGIALVCVVAATAAAPFLVPVDRYRSLLEESIRSATGRDVRIATLRLQIWPRPHVRAADVRLMNPAGFPDGPAVEAQTINLGVDLRALLDRRLAIKWVALDRVRVNFLTNTAGRSNFDLPAQDRGRPPIGGGVLTLAPIGAVAIKNVDLSVGSYDPGRRQTTASFAIAGLTAASRSVQATAPDLLQRIAATVDLRGARLTVPSLRVPVEVSSGTLTLANGGVKAAFTASLDTTKVKATAQVPRIYAPVISFALTGTELDVNRLRRLLSASAAQGPLGPPGPHRLVAAGTVDVDKVAFAPFAASGVRARLGVYTDAIRVDAYSLTAYGGTITGTAAAKTAVAGAHAAFTVHARGVDVGGLLRGVGAAASVTGALDADGALRTTLAGDPRAALAGTGTFAIRNGTFPGLDVKSGLAQLARLLQANVPAGQTRFSYFGGDARIAREHVYSSALRLDGENLQATGHGNVGFDGSLDYAGTGVMAMAAAGSPSPGPIPSAATLLGRYVPGAAGARATSIPFKLTGALSTPHFALGGAPRFVGGTAASPPPQSAAPSSPQPPGLPGFLQNLPKIP, from the coding sequence ATGACGGTTTCCCCGCGGCGCCCGCGGTGGTGGCTCATCGGCGGGATCGCCCTTGTCTGCGTGGTGGCAGCAACCGCCGCGGCGCCGTTTCTCGTTCCGGTGGATCGTTACCGTTCGCTCCTCGAAGAGTCCATTCGGTCGGCCACCGGCCGCGACGTTCGCATCGCAACCCTGCGTCTTCAGATCTGGCCGCGCCCCCACGTGCGCGCCGCGGACGTCCGGCTGATGAACCCCGCCGGGTTTCCGGACGGCCCCGCGGTCGAAGCGCAGACCATCAACCTCGGCGTCGATCTGCGCGCGCTGCTCGACCGCCGTCTCGCGATCAAGTGGGTGGCTCTCGACCGCGTGCGCGTCAACTTTCTCACCAACACGGCCGGGCGTTCGAATTTCGACCTGCCAGCGCAGGATCGCGGCCGTCCGCCGATCGGGGGCGGCGTCCTGACCCTCGCGCCGATCGGCGCCGTCGCCATCAAGAACGTCGACCTCTCGGTGGGCTCGTACGATCCGGGGCGCCGGCAGACGACGGCGTCGTTTGCGATCGCCGGACTCACCGCCGCGAGCCGCTCCGTACAGGCCACCGCGCCCGACCTGCTGCAGCGGATCGCCGCGACCGTCGATCTCAGAGGGGCGCGCCTTACCGTCCCTTCGCTCCGCGTCCCGGTGGAGGTAAGCTCCGGGACGCTGACGCTCGCGAACGGCGGGGTGAAGGCGGCGTTTACCGCGTCGCTCGATACGACGAAGGTGAAGGCCACGGCACAGGTTCCGCGGATCTATGCGCCCGTGATATCGTTTGCGCTCACGGGGACCGAACTCGACGTCAACCGCCTGCGGCGCCTGCTGAGCGCATCCGCGGCGCAGGGCCCGCTCGGACCCCCCGGTCCTCACCGCCTGGTCGCCGCCGGGACCGTGGACGTCGACAAGGTCGCGTTCGCGCCGTTCGCCGCGTCCGGCGTCCGCGCCCGCCTGGGCGTCTATACCGACGCGATTCGCGTGGACGCCTACTCCCTCACCGCGTACGGCGGCACGATCACGGGGACGGCGGCGGCCAAGACCGCCGTGGCCGGTGCGCACGCCGCGTTCACCGTGCACGCGCGCGGGGTCGACGTCGGCGGACTGCTGCGCGGGGTGGGCGCGGCCGCGAGCGTGACCGGCGCCTTGGACGCGGACGGGGCGCTCCGAACGACGCTGGCCGGCGATCCGCGCGCGGCGCTCGCCGGAACCGGCACGTTCGCGATCCGCAACGGAACGTTTCCGGGGCTGGACGTCAAGAGCGGCCTTGCGCAGCTCGCACGGCTGCTGCAGGCGAACGTGCCCGCCGGACAGACTCGGTTTAGCTACTTCGGAGGCGACGCGCGAATCGCGCGGGAGCACGTGTACAGCAGCGCGCTGCGGCTCGACGGGGAGAACCTGCAGGCGACGGGACACGGCAATGTCGGCTTCGACGGCAGCCTGGACTACGCGGGAACCGGCGTGATGGCGATGGCTGCCGCGGGTTCGCCGTCTCCCGGACCGATTCCATCGGCAGCGACGCTGCTCGGTCGGTATGTCCCGGGCGCGGCGGGCGCCCGCGCCACAAGCATCCCGTTCAAGTTGACCGGCGCGCTCTCAACCCCGCACTTCGCGCTCGGCGGCGCGCCGCGGTTTGTCGGCGGCACCGCGGCATCGCCACCGCCGCAATCCGCCGCACCCAGCTCACCCCAGCCGCCGGGCCTACCCGGCTTTCTGCAGAACCTGCCGAAGATTCCCTAG
- the sixA gene encoding phosphohistidine phosphatase SixA, whose product MQHGEAMREEHDPTRPLTEKGRAATNRVVQYAVERAGVRVARIVHSGKLRARQTAEIWREHLPAALITEEEGLDPQASPEIWRERLALETDDVLVVGHLPHLAGLAALLLCGHDGSDPIMVQNAGLICLERREHDGWSVRWALTPEIV is encoded by the coding sequence ATGCAGCACGGGGAGGCTATGAGGGAAGAACACGATCCCACCCGGCCCCTCACGGAGAAGGGGCGGGCTGCCACCAACAGGGTCGTCCAGTACGCCGTCGAGCGCGCGGGCGTGCGCGTCGCGAGGATCGTTCACAGCGGGAAGTTACGCGCCCGGCAAACGGCCGAGATATGGCGCGAACATCTCCCGGCCGCCCTGATCACGGAGGAAGAGGGTCTTGATCCTCAGGCCTCGCCGGAAATCTGGCGGGAGCGGCTGGCCCTGGAGACCGACGATGTGCTGGTTGTCGGCCATCTTCCACACTTGGCGGGCCTGGCGGCCTTGCTGCTCTGCGGGCATGACGGCAGCGATCCGATCATGGTCCAGAACGCCGGGCTCATTTGTCTCGAACGGCGAGAACACGACGGCTGGTCGGTTCGGTGGGCCCTCACGCCCGAGATCGTGTGA